A genomic window from Candidatus Acididesulfobacter guangdongensis includes:
- a CDS encoding ParA family protein gives MICQKRPFIYAVANQKGGVGKTTTALTLASSLSVLGQNVLLIDLDPQASLTAHLAIEPEMVENSIGSLLVSDSSDIERFIIKKYKIKDGGCIDIIPSNINLAKIESNLSASNGGGLQLKEKLKYLPDYYDYVIIDSSPALSVLLISAIAACDGIIIPVEADYLSVRGVELLIKTIQKVEQALNVKCYYKLLITMFDKRTNSSAKSLNYFKSNYKENSFDSYINVDTKFKDASFVKKPLTYYEAKSRGSMDYLHIAREILSVSAETAQEEE, from the coding sequence ATGATTTGTCAAAAAAGACCGTTTATTTACGCAGTTGCAAATCAGAAAGGAGGGGTAGGTAAAACTACCACGGCTTTAACTCTTGCCAGTTCCTTATCTGTTTTAGGACAAAATGTTTTACTCATAGACCTTGACCCTCAGGCAAGTTTGACGGCACACCTGGCAATTGAACCGGAAATGGTTGAAAATTCTATAGGCAGTTTGCTGGTTTCAGACTCTTCCGATATTGAACGGTTTATTATAAAAAAATATAAGATTAAGGATGGCGGATGTATTGATATTATACCTTCTAATATTAATCTTGCAAAAATAGAATCTAATCTTTCCGCTTCTAACGGCGGAGGACTGCAGTTAAAAGAAAAATTAAAGTATTTGCCGGATTATTACGATTATGTTATAATAGATTCGTCACCGGCGCTAAGCGTACTTTTAATAAGCGCTATAGCAGCGTGCGACGGCATAATAATACCGGTTGAAGCTGACTATCTGTCTGTAAGAGGGGTTGAGCTGCTTATAAAAACTATACAAAAGGTGGAGCAGGCGCTTAATGTCAAGTGCTATTATAAACTTTTAATAACTATGTTTGACAAAAGAACAAATTCGTCAGCCAAGTCATTAAATTACTTTAAAAGCAATTATAAAGAAAATAGTTTCGACAGCTACATAAATGTTGATACAAAATTTAAAGACGCGAGTTTTGTCAAAAAGCCTTTAACTTACTATGAAGCAAAATCGCGCGGTTCTATGGATTATCTGCATATAGCACGTGAAATTTTAAGTGTCTCTGCAGAAACTGCGCAAGAGGAGGAATAA
- a CDS encoding chemotaxis protein CheW, which translates to MPDSKKADENTGVDAIMQLVTFTLGSEEFALDILKVQEINRMVEITKVPKAPNFVEGVINLRGKVIPIVDIRKKFHLNLKESTKDTRIIVVNILGKTIGLIVDSVSEVLRINSNTIQPPPPLVASLDSDYIKGVGKLDDRLIILLDIDKIFTAGEHNLIESAVK; encoded by the coding sequence ATGCCCGACAGTAAGAAAGCCGATGAAAATACGGGCGTGGATGCGATAATGCAATTGGTCACATTTACTTTGGGCAGTGAGGAATTTGCGCTTGATATATTAAAGGTTCAGGAAATTAACAGGATGGTGGAAATTACCAAAGTTCCTAAAGCGCCAAATTTTGTTGAAGGAGTTATAAATCTTAGAGGTAAAGTTATTCCGATAGTAGATATAAGGAAAAAATTTCACTTAAATTTAAAAGAATCAACAAAAGACACAAGGATTATCGTCGTAAATATATTGGGTAAAACAATAGGTCTGATAGTTGACAGCGTGTCCGAGGTTTTGCGTATAAATTCAAATACTATCCAGCCGCCTCCTCCGCTTGTTGCGAGTCTGGATTCCGATTATATAAAAGGCGTAGGCAAACTTGACGACAGATTAATTATACTTCTTGATATAGATAAAATTTTTACCGCCGGTGAACACAATTTAATCGAGTCGGCTGTTAAATAA
- a CDS encoding chemotaxis response regulator protein-glutamate methylesterase has protein sequence MPEKIIRVLIVDDSAFMRRAISSLLEDENDIKVIGQAKDGEDAVKQVEDLKPDVVTMDIEMPKMDGLTALKIIMKKNPLPVIMLSSLTEEGAKATLDALDYGAVDYIPKNLSNVSLNILKVKDDLISKIRAVTANKVIYKVKPSFENHDNILFKSDNNKTKYGEDITAKTLYNGSNNNGNSNSNSNSNIKPNIGLYAKKEIVAIGSSTGGPKALQEVIPLLPADFPFPLLLVQHMPKAFTGPFAQRLSGISHIKVVEAEGGEIIKPGVAYLAPGDKHMSIRRDGKDGVRIFISEEPKDLINRPSVTVMMKSVAEEYHEKSIAVMLTGMGSDGLDGMSAIKKYGGSTIAQDEATCVVYGMPKAVVDAGVVDKVLPIYKIAEEIIRESK, from the coding sequence ATGCCTGAAAAAATTATTAGGGTTCTTATCGTTGACGATTCCGCATTTATGCGAAGGGCGATATCTTCTTTGCTTGAAGATGAAAATGATATAAAAGTAATCGGTCAGGCGAAAGACGGAGAAGATGCCGTTAAGCAGGTGGAAGATCTAAAGCCGGATGTTGTGACTATGGATATTGAAATGCCTAAAATGGACGGTTTGACGGCTCTTAAAATAATAATGAAAAAAAATCCGCTGCCGGTTATCATGCTTAGTTCACTTACCGAAGAAGGGGCTAAAGCAACTCTTGACGCATTAGATTACGGAGCGGTCGATTATATACCTAAAAATCTTTCAAATGTTTCATTAAATATTTTAAAGGTCAAGGATGATTTGATTTCAAAAATCAGAGCTGTTACGGCTAATAAGGTTATCTATAAGGTAAAGCCGTCATTTGAAAATCACGATAATATTTTATTTAAATCGGATAATAATAAAACAAAGTACGGCGAAGATATTACAGCCAAAACACTATATAACGGCAGCAATAATAATGGCAATAGCAATAGTAATAGTAATAGTAATATTAAACCGAATATCGGATTGTATGCCAAAAAAGAAATAGTAGCCATCGGTTCTTCCACAGGCGGACCTAAGGCTTTACAGGAGGTTATACCGCTGCTTCCAGCGGATTTTCCGTTTCCGCTGCTGCTGGTTCAGCATATGCCTAAGGCGTTTACCGGTCCGTTTGCTCAGAGACTCTCCGGTATTTCTCATATAAAAGTAGTAGAAGCCGAGGGAGGCGAAATTATTAAGCCGGGTGTGGCATATCTTGCGCCGGGCGATAAGCATATGAGTATCAGAAGAGACGGGAAAGACGGTGTCAGGATATTTATTTCCGAAGAACCTAAAGACCTTATCAATAGACCTTCCGTTACCGTAATGATGAAATCTGTCGCTGAGGAATATCACGAAAAATCTATTGCGGTAATGCTTACCGGTATGGGGTCCGACGGATTAGACGGGATGTCGGCTATAAAAAAATACGGAGGAAGCACAATCGCTCAGGATGAAGCGACGTGCGTAGTTTACGGTATGCCTAAAGCGGTAGTGGATGCCGGTGTTGTAGATAAAGTCCTTCCGATATATAAAATAGCCGAAGAGATTATAAGAGAAAGTAAATAG
- a CDS encoding chemotaxis protein CheA — MIDDSMKEIINDFVQEALELLDSLSENFIELEKNPDDKELLNTIFRAAHTIKGSAGFLGFQNLVELAHSAENILNRLRQGEIKLTSDMMDYLLKTMDILTAMIRNINDSGEEGNFDNEEIIHKLNQLAADERTEETAAEQRTEEIKPPEGNFGTANNNISPQEAESSENNKNIDNNIANTEANVNVNDNNSKISDNDNSKNNNKKNIEESSIPAGGSNTGSEKHHPKRKVRNLGDILLEDNLMSPDELSQILKEKEEEEKKEQEQEKDEEQEHDGVKSNNADVSADITDKNINIKETDKSDAVNKKDEIDGADRLNIINNSNDANKIINNNKTENLNKTVKIAEAEKQTLKKEPPQTPVSSEIKKPVLASVQPQPQMQQIHPAVTAPVETTIRVDVERLDNVMNLVGELVLSRNRIFNIASKLELKYPEDEFTDTLIEVVSNLNLITTDLQLAVMKTRMQPVKKVFSKFPRMVRDLSKELGKEIELNIAGEETELDKSVIEEIGDPLVHLIRNSIDHGIEMPEDRIKAGKSKAGTINLSAEHEGNYIIIEVSDDGKGMDPDILRKKAVEKGLIDDKTAASISDKDALSLIFAPGFSTKDKVTEISGRGVGMDVVKTNIQKLNGIIDIESEKGKGSDIILKLPLTVAIIQTLIIGVEDEVFAIPLNSVVETLRIPESSIQTIDNHEVINLRKSVLSLLRLSEEFSVGASQNKPLQSAGNSPAADKKALSGKEVYVVVVALAEKRIGIVVDTLYGQEEVVIKSLGDYQFGYKGISGATITGDGKVVLIMDIASMIDVLQKR; from the coding sequence ATGATTGACGATTCAATGAAAGAAATTATTAACGATTTCGTTCAAGAAGCGTTAGAATTACTTGATTCTTTAAGCGAAAATTTTATTGAACTGGAAAAAAATCCAGATGATAAAGAGCTTTTAAATACTATTTTCAGAGCTGCTCACACAATTAAAGGCTCAGCCGGATTCTTAGGCTTTCAGAATCTCGTTGAACTCGCGCACAGCGCCGAAAATATTTTAAACAGATTAAGACAGGGCGAAATTAAACTGACGTCGGATATGATGGATTATCTGCTTAAAACTATGGATATTTTGACGGCTATGATCAGAAACATTAATGACTCCGGCGAAGAAGGGAATTTTGACAATGAAGAGATTATTCATAAACTCAATCAGCTTGCGGCGGACGAACGAACTGAAGAAACGGCGGCTGAACAGAGGACTGAAGAGATAAAACCCCCAGAAGGTAATTTTGGAACGGCGAATAATAATATAAGTCCGCAGGAAGCTGAATCTTCCGAAAATAATAAGAATATAGATAACAACATTGCCAATACTGAAGCTAATGTTAATGTTAATGATAATAATAGCAAGATTAGTGATAATGATAATAGCAAGAATAACAATAAAAAAAATATAGAAGAATCATCTATTCCTGCAGGCGGCAGCAATACCGGCAGCGAAAAACATCATCCAAAACGGAAAGTCAGAAATTTAGGGGATATTTTATTAGAAGATAATCTGATGTCTCCGGATGAATTATCTCAAATATTAAAAGAAAAAGAAGAAGAAGAAAAAAAAGAACAAGAACAAGAAAAAGACGAAGAGCAGGAACATGATGGCGTAAAATCAAATAATGCCGATGTTTCTGCCGATATAACCGATAAAAATATAAATATTAAAGAAACAGACAAATCAGACGCGGTAAACAAGAAGGACGAAATTGACGGGGCAGACCGCTTAAACATTATTAATAATTCCAATGATGCAAATAAAATTATTAATAATAATAAGACGGAAAATTTAAATAAAACGGTAAAGATTGCCGAAGCAGAGAAGCAAACTTTAAAGAAAGAACCGCCGCAGACACCTGTTTCATCTGAAATTAAAAAACCGGTATTGGCGTCAGTTCAACCGCAGCCCCAGATGCAGCAGATACATCCAGCCGTTACGGCGCCTGTTGAAACTACGATAAGGGTTGATGTCGAAAGGTTGGATAATGTAATGAACTTGGTCGGCGAATTAGTCCTATCCAGAAATAGAATATTTAATATTGCTTCTAAATTGGAACTTAAATATCCTGAGGATGAATTTACCGATACTCTTATAGAGGTTGTTTCAAATTTAAATCTCATAACTACGGACCTGCAGCTCGCCGTTATGAAAACAAGAATGCAGCCGGTTAAAAAAGTATTCAGTAAATTTCCTAGAATGGTAAGAGATTTATCTAAAGAACTTGGCAAAGAGATAGAATTAAACATTGCAGGAGAAGAGACGGAATTAGACAAATCTGTGATTGAAGAAATTGGAGACCCGCTTGTGCATCTTATAAGAAACAGCATAGACCATGGCATAGAGATGCCTGAAGATAGAATAAAAGCAGGGAAATCTAAAGCCGGAACTATCAATCTGTCTGCCGAACATGAAGGAAATTATATTATTATAGAAGTATCGGACGACGGCAAGGGAATGGACCCGGATATTTTAAGAAAAAAAGCAGTCGAAAAGGGACTGATTGACGATAAAACAGCCGCGTCTATTTCAGATAAAGATGCGTTGAGTCTTATTTTTGCCCCCGGTTTCAGCACGAAAGACAAAGTAACTGAAATCTCAGGCAGAGGAGTCGGCATGGATGTCGTCAAAACTAATATTCAAAAACTAAACGGCATAATAGACATAGAATCAGAAAAAGGCAAGGGCTCCGATATAATTCTGAAACTTCCTTTAACCGTTGCGATAATTCAAACGCTGATAATCGGAGTAGAAGATGAAGTATTTGCGATTCCTTTAAATTCTGTTGTAGAAACGTTAAGAATACCCGAGTCTTCAATACAAACTATCGACAATCATGAAGTGATTAATTTAAGAAAATCTGTTTTATCTTTATTGCGTTTAAGCGAAGAATTCAGTGTCGGAGCTTCTCAGAATAAACCTTTGCAATCAGCAGGGAATTCTCCGGCAGCGGATAAAAAAGCTCTGTCAGGCAAAGAAGTTTATGTGGTTGTCGTAGCCCTTGCAGAAAAAAGAATAGGTATAGTGGTTGATACGCTTTACGGACAGGAAGAGGTTGTTATAAAATCATTAGGCGACTATCAATTCGGATATAAAGGTATATCGGGAGCGACTATTACCGGTGACGGAAAAGTCGTTCTTATTATGGACATTGCTTCAATGATAGATGTTTTACAAAAAAGATAA
- a CDS encoding response regulator translates to MKILVVDDFSTMRRIIKNILKQIGFSDIDEAENGQVALSKLNDNSYDLVVSDWNMPEMTGIELLKAVRATDGIKDIPFLMVTAEAKKENVVEAVKAGVNNYIVKPFTAEVLQEKIEKIFPD, encoded by the coding sequence ATGAAGATTCTTGTTGTTGATGATTTTTCTACGATGAGAAGGATAATAAAAAATATATTAAAACAGATAGGATTCAGCGACATAGACGAAGCTGAAAACGGACAAGTGGCGCTTTCAAAATTAAACGACAACAGCTATGATTTAGTCGTGTCCGATTGGAATATGCCTGAAATGACCGGCATAGAGCTCCTGAAAGCCGTCAGAGCTACCGATGGCATAAAAGATATTCCGTTTTTAATGGTCACAGCCGAAGCAAAAAAGGAAAATGTCGTAGAGGCTGTTAAAGCAGGCGTTAATAATTATATTGTCAAGCCGTTTACAGCCGAAGTGCTTCAGGAAAAAATAGAAAAAATATTTCCGGATTAA
- a CDS encoding response regulator, with amino-acid sequence MENKSGRNVDKSANTKTILIVEDSIVVVKLLSLSFVGKGFKVLTAGDGFEALEIAIQNDIDLIITDLNMPQMDGITLLKNLKENEDTKNIPVILMSSMKPGEDEIKNCFAFLQKPFKESELLKISKKALNID; translated from the coding sequence ATGGAAAATAAGAGCGGCAGAAATGTTGATAAAAGCGCAAATACTAAGACTATTCTGATAGTTGAAGATTCAATCGTTGTCGTTAAGCTGCTGTCTCTGTCTTTTGTCGGAAAAGGTTTTAAGGTGCTGACGGCAGGAGACGGATTTGAAGCTTTAGAAATAGCTATTCAAAATGATATAGACCTTATTATTACCGACCTCAATATGCCTCAGATGGACGGCATTACGCTTTTAAAAAATTTAAAAGAAAATGAAGATACTAAAAATATTCCGGTAATACTTATGTCTTCAATGAAACCCGGAGAAGACGAGATTAAAAACTGTTTTGCGTTTCTGCAAAAACCGTTTAAGGAATCGGAATTATTAAAAATTTCTAAAAAAGCATTAAATATTGATTGA
- a CDS encoding protein-glutamate O-methyltransferase CheR: MQNTSNINLNDETFCKIRDLIYQLTGIFYSEQKKYLIETRLSKRLSDLNLANYEDYFYLLKYSAKQSDEIKELFNSITTNETSFFRDVPQLKVFEDDVLKEILKQIKESPVNYSKKIRIWSAGCSTGEEPFTLAIIIMEHLNEIPAGFSFEIIGSDISENALSSARKGIYGSYTLRNTEPRLIEKYFDKVDNEQFQVRNNIKNMVSFYNINLINFDSIKKIGNFDIIFCRNVIIYFNNDSKKVVISNLYDSLKKNGYLFLGHSESLHFISSSFKLVGFGKTPLYVKE, from the coding sequence ATGCAGAATACTTCAAATATAAATTTAAACGATGAAACATTTTGTAAAATCAGAGACCTTATATATCAGCTCACCGGAATATTTTACAGTGAGCAGAAAAAATACCTGATAGAGACAAGACTGTCTAAAAGATTATCAGACCTCAATTTGGCAAATTATGAGGATTATTTTTATCTTCTTAAATATTCCGCTAAACAATCCGATGAAATAAAGGAATTGTTTAATAGTATTACGACAAATGAAACAAGTTTTTTCAGGGACGTTCCTCAGTTAAAAGTCTTTGAAGACGATGTTTTAAAAGAAATACTTAAACAAATTAAAGAATCGCCTGTAAATTATTCAAAAAAAATAAGAATATGGAGCGCCGGATGTTCAACAGGAGAAGAACCTTTTACTCTTGCAATTATAATTATGGAGCATTTAAATGAAATTCCTGCAGGATTCAGTTTTGAAATTATAGGTTCCGATATCAGCGAAAATGCGTTATCTTCCGCAAGAAAAGGAATATACGGCAGCTACACGCTGAGAAATACCGAACCGAGACTGATAGAAAAATATTTTGACAAAGTAGACAATGAACAATTTCAGGTTAGAAATAATATTAAAAATATGGTAAGTTTTTATAATATTAATCTGATAAATTTTGATTCTATTAAAAAGATAGGGAATTTTGATATAATATTCTGCAGAAATGTAATAATATATTTTAATAATGATTCAAAAAAAGTTGTTATATCAAACTTGTACGATTCTTTAAAAAAGAACGGCTATTTATTTTTAGGGCACTCTGAATCTTTGCATTTTATTTCAAGTTCATTTAAATTGGTAGGTTTCGGAAAAACGCCTCTTTACGTAAAAGAATAA